In one window of Miscanthus floridulus cultivar M001 chromosome 12, ASM1932011v1, whole genome shotgun sequence DNA:
- the LOC136496163 gene encoding cysteine-rich receptor-like protein kinase 44 has product MQGNLTLKCDVYSFGVVILNIISGPRERTKPPLLSFAWDCWSQHKIENLLDSAMEEPEFGLLLALEKCVQIGLLCVQQLPDDRPTMSAVVTMLNSDDSEIYPPKMPISDDHSSTGSPSQAVFNDGGVQRDTVDLT; this is encoded by the exons ATGCAAGGAAACCTGACACTGAAATGCGATGTCTACAGCTTCGGAGTTGTCATACTGAATATAATAAGTGGCCCAAGAGAAAGAACCAAGCCACCACTCCTGTCCTTT GCCTGGGATTGTTGGAGCCAGCATAAGATCGAGAACCTTCTCGATTCAGCCATGGAAGAGCCTGAGTTTGGGCTTCTACTTGCATTAGAGAAATGCGTTCAGATAGGCCTTCTTTGTGTGCAACAGCTACCCGATGATAGGCCTACCATGTCTGCAGTGGTGACAATGCTAAACAGTGATGATTCAGAGATCTACCCGCCCAAAATGCCAATATCTGATGATCACAGCAGCACTGGGTCTCCATCACAGGCTGTGTTCAACGACGGTGGCGTGCAGAGAGACACCGTCGATCTCACTTGA